The following proteins come from a genomic window of Halomarina ordinaria:
- a CDS encoding HPP family protein, protein MRGRLRRLLARLRRVERRELREFRAWLEATHNLVHLSALVLVPLLLALVTKASNTFEGFSFLLFPPLAAGAYTLFANPRGKYSSPVRFVVGLTVGALCGWAAFVVGTYVYVVDPMDVHAGSAALAVFLTGAVTWAFDVEEPAAFSSALLVLVADVSGGSGLAFDGRFLYVASIFASSSLIAVAFVLWRRHLYSARSRYLYLSTRGDDHVLVPMRGDAPDATAVLGARLAAAHDAGKVVLLDLVTDADREAAEADDETRPATDGGRSSADAVDAASERTRRAAAQAATDLEQRAARIRTHVGVPCEVMVAEAGGSPARTVLDAAHEANCDLVATPYETARDGLAPFVRDLFRGDVDVLVHRTCDERTHWKRVLVPVRQTGDVAHEMADFAARLAGPTGRVAVCHCIDDEGDRRAAEGMLADIAETVDVPVETRVARASIEAFLAANAAGYDLVIIGASRDRSAASRFVSRPTFERVPHLDCDVTILDRNHRL, encoded by the coding sequence ATTCGAGGACGGCTCCGCCGACTGCTCGCCCGACTGCGCCGCGTCGAACGGCGCGAACTCCGCGAGTTCCGCGCGTGGCTCGAAGCCACGCACAACCTCGTCCACCTCTCGGCGCTCGTCCTCGTCCCCCTGTTGCTCGCGCTCGTCACGAAGGCGTCGAACACCTTCGAGGGGTTCTCGTTCCTGTTGTTCCCCCCGCTCGCGGCCGGCGCCTACACGCTGTTCGCGAACCCCAGGGGCAAGTACTCCTCTCCCGTCCGGTTCGTCGTCGGTCTCACCGTCGGCGCGCTCTGTGGCTGGGCGGCGTTCGTCGTCGGGACCTACGTCTACGTCGTCGACCCGATGGACGTCCACGCGGGGAGCGCCGCGCTCGCCGTCTTCCTCACGGGGGCGGTGACGTGGGCGTTCGACGTGGAGGAGCCGGCGGCGTTCTCCAGCGCGCTGCTGGTCCTCGTGGCGGACGTCTCCGGCGGAAGTGGCCTCGCGTTCGACGGTCGCTTCCTCTACGTCGCGAGCATCTTCGCCTCCAGTTCGCTCATCGCGGTGGCGTTCGTCCTCTGGCGGCGCCACCTCTACAGCGCCCGCTCGCGCTACCTCTACCTCTCGACACGCGGTGACGACCACGTGCTCGTCCCGATGCGGGGCGACGCTCCGGACGCGACGGCCGTCCTCGGTGCCCGCCTCGCCGCGGCCCACGACGCGGGGAAGGTGGTGCTGCTCGACCTCGTGACCGACGCCGACCGCGAGGCGGCGGAGGCGGACGACGAGACGCGGCCGGCGACCGACGGCGGGCGCTCGTCCGCGGACGCCGTCGACGCGGCGAGCGAGCGGACGCGTCGGGCGGCCGCGCAGGCGGCGACCGACCTCGAGCAGCGCGCGGCCCGTATTCGGACGCACGTGGGTGTCCCCTGCGAGGTGATGGTCGCCGAGGCGGGCGGTTCACCGGCGCGGACGGTCCTCGACGCGGCCCACGAGGCGAACTGCGACCTCGTCGCGACGCCCTACGAGACGGCCCGCGACGGCCTCGCGCCGTTCGTCCGCGACCTCTTTCGCGGCGACGTCGACGTGCTCGTGCACCGTACGTGCGACGAGCGGACGCACTGGAAGCGCGTACTCGTCCCGGTCCGGCAGACCGGCGACGTCGCCCACGAGATGGCCGACTTCGCCGCCCGACTGGCCGGCCCGACCGGACGCGTGGCGGTCTGTCACTGCATCGACGACGAGGGCGACCGACGGGCGGCCGAGGGGATGCTCGCGGACATCGCCGAGACGGTCGACGTCCCCGTCGAGACGCGCGTGGCGCGCGCCTCCATCGAGGCGTTTCTGGCGGCGAACGCCGCGGGCTACGACCTCGTCATCATTGGGGCGAGTCGCGACCGGAGCGCGGCCTCCCGCTTCGTCTCCCGTCCGACCTTCGAGCGCGTCCCACACCTCGACTGTGACGTGACCATCCTCGACCGTAACCACCGCCTGTGA
- a CDS encoding glycoside hydrolase family 26 protein produces MDRRQYVKACGGVAGAAVGLVGLHESVSGTRIRAIPSRTDVTEDEPSERPEQKERPARTFDPRDGRTLIGTSPPSVDDGHFDAFEAWQDGPSAVVTLFADVGQPTAAIEAFVHGMLTYVWERGSVPNVVWQPYFVSREATPPTVEADVAGGRYDDPLDDWTSALTRWLRPDEGPDRRLYLTFAPEMNGDWVPWDASDGESTSEDYVAMWRTVYDRVSADLTPDHLRWVWSVNNGSRWNWADEPVGIDRYYPGDAYVDWVGVHGYNWDAWGGWKQPDGVYDAMVENVREVSDKPLAFTECACSSRYGDGYRPDLKDEWITAFFAYVDERDVRMVCWFDKEKETDWAVFGGSRGTETVEFDGTSVPAYEAYRTAASESGILLAYPDHPRVLTDAEFAGSF; encoded by the coding sequence ATGGACAGACGGCAGTACGTGAAAGCGTGTGGAGGGGTGGCGGGCGCGGCGGTCGGACTGGTCGGCCTCCACGAGTCGGTGTCTGGCACGCGCATACGCGCCATCCCGTCCCGGACCGACGTGACCGAGGACGAACCGTCGGAGCGACCGGAACAGAAGGAACGACCCGCCCGGACCTTCGACCCCCGCGACGGTCGGACGCTGATCGGTACATCGCCACCGTCCGTCGACGACGGCCACTTCGACGCCTTCGAGGCGTGGCAGGACGGACCCAGCGCCGTCGTCACGCTCTTCGCCGACGTGGGACAGCCCACGGCCGCCATCGAAGCCTTCGTCCACGGGATGCTCACCTACGTCTGGGAGCGCGGGAGCGTCCCGAACGTCGTCTGGCAGCCGTACTTCGTGTCGCGCGAGGCGACGCCGCCGACCGTCGAGGCAGACGTCGCCGGGGGGCGCTACGACGACCCACTCGACGACTGGACCAGCGCGCTGACGCGGTGGCTCCGCCCCGACGAGGGGCCGGACCGACGGCTCTACCTCACGTTCGCCCCGGAGATGAACGGCGACTGGGTCCCCTGGGACGCCTCCGACGGCGAGTCGACGTCCGAGGACTACGTCGCGATGTGGCGGACCGTCTACGACCGGGTGAGCGCCGACCTCACCCCCGACCACCTCCGGTGGGTGTGGTCCGTCAACAACGGGAGCCGCTGGAACTGGGCGGACGAACCCGTCGGCATCGACCGTTACTACCCCGGCGACGCGTACGTCGACTGGGTCGGCGTCCACGGCTACAACTGGGACGCCTGGGGTGGGTGGAAGCAGCCGGACGGTGTGTACGACGCGATGGTCGAGAACGTCCGCGAGGTCTCGGACAAACCGCTCGCGTTCACCGAGTGTGCCTGCTCCTCGCGCTACGGCGACGGCTACCGGCCCGACCTGAAGGACGAGTGGATAACGGCGTTCTTCGCGTACGTCGACGAACGCGACGTGCGGATGGTCTGCTGGTTCGACAAGGAGAAGGAGACCGACTGGGCGGTCTTCGGGGGGTCGCGCGGGACCGAGACCGTCGAGTTCGATGGCACCTCCGTCCCCGCGTACGAGGCCTACCGGACGGCTGCGAGCGAGTCGGGGATACTGCTCGCGTACCCGGACCACCCGCGGGTCCTCACCGATGCCGAGTTCGCGGGGTCGTTCTGA
- a CDS encoding nucleoside phosphorylase, translating into MAKQPHILCEPGDVNDIALVPGDPGRVDRIAAQCDDSTVVAENREYKVVNATFEGRDLTICSTGIGCPSAAIAVEELSNVGCETFVRVGTTGALQSGIEIGDMVVATGAAKNEGTTRRYEAVEYPAVPDYEVLTALVDGAEANDEDVHVGPIASDDAFYAEDDAYVRDWEDAGLLAVEMEAAAVFTLARRKGLRAGAICTVDGNLVEGTQKGETEGEELPEKAKDNVERAIRIALTAATEL; encoded by the coding sequence ATGGCGAAACAGCCCCACATCCTCTGTGAACCGGGCGACGTCAACGACATCGCGCTCGTTCCCGGCGACCCGGGTCGCGTCGACCGCATCGCCGCCCAGTGCGACGACTCGACGGTCGTCGCGGAGAACCGCGAGTACAAGGTCGTCAACGCGACGTTCGAGGGCCGCGACCTCACCATCTGCTCGACGGGTATCGGCTGTCCCTCCGCGGCCATCGCCGTCGAGGAACTCTCGAACGTGGGCTGTGAGACGTTCGTCCGCGTCGGCACCACCGGTGCGCTCCAGTCCGGCATCGAGATCGGCGACATGGTCGTCGCCACCGGCGCGGCGAAGAACGAGGGGACGACCAGGCGCTACGAGGCCGTCGAGTACCCCGCGGTCCCCGACTACGAGGTGCTGACGGCGCTCGTCGACGGGGCCGAAGCGAACGACGAGGACGTCCACGTCGGCCCCATCGCCAGCGACGACGCCTTCTACGCCGAGGACGACGCCTACGTCCGCGACTGGGAGGACGCCGGCCTGCTCGCCGTCGAGATGGAGGCTGCCGCGGTCTTCACGCTCGCCCGACGCAAGGGCCTCCGCGCCGGCGCCATCTGCACCGTCGACGGCAACCTCGTCGAGGGGACCCAGAAGGGCGAGACCGAGGGCGAGGAACTCCCCGAGAAGGCGAAGGACAACGTCGAGCGCGCCATCCGCATCGCGCTGACGGCGGCGACCGAGCTGTAG
- a CDS encoding outer membrane protein assembly factor BamB family protein → MPSRRRFLAHSSALGLGALGGCVDALGSDRPTYTTPGTDGPPPPPEHHAFGSDGQWSSPGFDASNTRWDYRGSAPRDDARVRWRYPVQEGRAPTVSNGQVFVSAPGELVVLDAMEGEELWTAPTEPSWVGVPLVRNATAYVPVETDLRALDAVTGEELWSRSADERFTPPATVGGEELVVGNGEYVRALDAETGEERRSRRLYGTVNAPALGTTRSPTTTTQAGEVYVLERDGTGVWRRTLRASIEAPVTLGRDYAYVTEVDDTLRALDHGGETVWRAEGVADFRFGVAYTDAYVYAVDGSTLHALDSDSGEEHWAHHLGERAGVPAVVDDTVYVGGDRLHALDPEGTGERFSVDLGGRVGPDVSAGDGALYVPVTDDEGTDLVALETA, encoded by the coding sequence ATGCCCTCCAGACGACGGTTCCTCGCGCATTCGAGTGCGCTCGGACTCGGTGCCCTCGGCGGATGTGTCGACGCCCTCGGCAGCGACCGACCGACGTACACGACGCCCGGTACCGACGGCCCGCCGCCGCCCCCGGAGCACCACGCCTTCGGGAGCGACGGTCAGTGGTCGAGTCCCGGGTTCGACGCGTCGAACACCCGCTGGGACTACCGCGGGAGCGCCCCTCGCGACGACGCGCGGGTGCGGTGGCGCTACCCGGTCCAGGAGGGACGCGCACCCACCGTGAGCAACGGGCAGGTCTTCGTCTCGGCCCCGGGGGAACTGGTCGTCCTCGACGCGATGGAGGGGGAGGAACTGTGGACCGCCCCGACCGAACCGTCGTGGGTCGGCGTGCCGCTCGTCCGGAACGCGACGGCGTACGTCCCCGTCGAGACCGACCTGCGGGCACTCGACGCCGTGACTGGTGAAGAACTGTGGTCCCGGTCCGCGGACGAGCGATTCACCCCGCCCGCGACGGTCGGCGGTGAGGAACTCGTCGTCGGCAACGGCGAGTACGTCCGCGCTCTCGACGCCGAAACCGGCGAGGAACGCCGGTCACGGCGGCTGTACGGCACGGTGAACGCTCCGGCACTCGGTACCACCCGGTCCCCGACCACGACGACGCAGGCCGGTGAAGTGTACGTCCTCGAACGCGACGGCACCGGTGTCTGGCGGCGAACCCTCCGGGCGTCCATCGAGGCACCGGTCACCCTCGGCCGCGACTACGCCTACGTCACCGAGGTGGACGACACCCTGCGCGCGCTCGACCACGGCGGCGAGACGGTCTGGCGCGCGGAGGGCGTCGCGGACTTCCGGTTCGGGGTGGCCTACACCGACGCCTACGTGTACGCCGTCGATGGTTCTACCCTCCACGCCCTCGACAGTGACTCCGGCGAGGAACACTGGGCGCACCACCTCGGCGAACGAGCCGGCGTCCCCGCCGTCGTCGACGACACGGTGTACGTCGGCGGGGACCGCCTCCACGCGCTCGACCCGGAGGGGACCGGCGAGCGGTTCTCGGTGGACCTCGGCGGGCGGGTCGGTCCCGACGTTTCGGCCGGCGACGGCGCCCTCTACGTCCCGGTGACGGACGACGAGGGCACCGACCTGGTCGCTCTCGAAACCGCCTAG
- a CDS encoding tRNA (N(6)-L-threonylcarbamoyladenosine(37)-C(2))-methylthiotransferase has protein sequence MARYHIETYGCTSNQGESRIIEQALRDGGHHPAGGVEEADVAILNTCTVVEKTERNMLRRAEELERETADLIVTGCMALAQGEQFREAGLDARVLHWDDVPGAVLNGECPTPTPDSEPVLDGVVGILPIARGCMSDCSYCITKHATGKIDSPPVEENVEKARALVHAGAKEIRVTGQDTGVYGWDTGERKLHTLLDRICDIEGDFRVRVGMANPKGVHGIREELAEVFAENEKLYNFLHIPVQSGSNDVLGDMRRQHQVREFVEVVETFDRHLDHWTLSTDFIVGFPTETDEDHRESLDLFERVRPEKVNVTRFSKRPGTDAAAMKGLGGTLKKERSKEMVDLKMDVVGAAHESMVGETHEVLVVEEGTGDSVKCYDEAYRQVVLTNASERGLEPGQFHEVEITSAETVYCFGDLV, from the coding sequence ATGGCCCGCTACCACATCGAGACGTACGGCTGTACCTCGAACCAGGGGGAGAGCCGCATCATCGAGCAGGCGCTCCGCGACGGCGGGCATCACCCCGCGGGCGGCGTCGAGGAGGCCGACGTGGCCATCCTCAACACCTGCACCGTGGTCGAGAAGACCGAACGCAACATGCTCCGGCGGGCCGAGGAACTCGAACGCGAGACGGCCGACCTCATCGTCACCGGCTGCATGGCGCTGGCGCAGGGCGAGCAGTTCCGCGAGGCCGGCCTCGACGCGCGGGTCCTCCACTGGGACGACGTCCCCGGCGCGGTGCTGAACGGCGAGTGCCCGACGCCGACGCCCGACTCGGAACCCGTCCTCGACGGCGTCGTCGGCATCCTCCCCATCGCCCGGGGGTGCATGAGCGACTGCTCGTACTGCATCACGAAGCACGCGACGGGCAAGATAGACTCCCCGCCGGTCGAGGAGAACGTCGAGAAGGCGCGCGCGCTCGTCCACGCGGGCGCGAAGGAGATACGCGTCACCGGCCAGGACACCGGCGTCTACGGCTGGGACACGGGCGAACGGAAGCTCCACACGCTCCTCGACCGCATCTGCGACATCGAGGGCGACTTCCGGGTGCGCGTCGGGATGGCGAACCCGAAGGGGGTCCACGGCATCCGCGAGGAACTGGCCGAGGTGTTCGCCGAGAACGAGAAGCTCTACAACTTCCTGCACATCCCCGTCCAGTCGGGGTCGAACGACGTCCTCGGCGACATGCGCCGCCAGCACCAGGTCCGCGAGTTCGTCGAGGTAGTCGAGACGTTCGACCGCCACCTCGACCACTGGACGCTCTCGACGGACTTCATCGTCGGCTTCCCCACGGAGACCGACGAGGACCACCGCGAGAGCCTCGACCTGTTCGAGCGGGTCCGCCCGGAGAAGGTGAACGTCACCCGGTTCTCGAAGCGTCCCGGGACGGACGCCGCGGCGATGAAGGGCCTCGGCGGGACGCTGAAGAAGGAGCGCTCGAAGGAGATGGTCGACCTGAAGATGGACGTCGTGGGGGCGGCCCACGAGTCGATGGTCGGCGAGACCCACGAGGTGCTCGTCGTAGAGGAGGGCACCGGCGACTCCGTGAAGTGCTACGACGAGGCCTACCGACAGGTCGTCCTCACGAACGCGAGCGAACGCGGCCTCGAACCGGGCCAGTTCCACGAGGTCGAGATAACGAGCGCGGAGACGGTCTACTGCTTCGGCGACCTCGTCTGA
- a CDS encoding carbohydrate kinase family protein, translating to MRVVCAGHVNWDVTLFVDALPGPDAEATIRDRREGGGGSAANVATHLARLDVDVGLVGSVGDDRDGVDTREELVAAGVDTRGVRVVEGMTAVKYLLVTPDGETYVLGTHGVNESYAAEHVPGEYLARADYLHLTGQHPETAARLAERAREAGLRVSFDPGRRLSARDYSAALSHADVVFLNSREAEQRRERVPDQVVVTKHGAGGATVESPDGRVTHPGYPVEAVDSTGAGDAFAAGFLAALLDDGDYARALAVANACGALVASAPGTRPTLDHERLDALVGSDVESE from the coding sequence ATGCGCGTCGTCTGCGCCGGACACGTCAACTGGGACGTCACCCTGTTCGTGGACGCCCTCCCCGGACCGGACGCCGAGGCCACCATCCGCGACCGGCGCGAGGGGGGCGGCGGGAGCGCCGCGAACGTCGCCACCCACCTCGCTCGCCTCGACGTGGACGTCGGCCTCGTCGGAAGTGTCGGCGACGACCGCGACGGCGTCGACACCCGCGAGGAACTGGTGGCCGCGGGCGTCGACACGCGTGGCGTCCGCGTCGTCGAGGGGATGACCGCCGTGAAGTACCTCCTCGTCACGCCGGACGGCGAGACGTACGTCCTCGGCACCCACGGGGTCAACGAGTCGTACGCCGCCGAGCACGTCCCCGGGGAGTACCTCGCGCGCGCCGACTACCTCCACCTGACGGGCCAGCACCCCGAGACGGCCGCCCGCCTCGCCGAACGCGCCCGCGAGGCGGGCCTGCGCGTCAGCTTCGACCCCGGTCGCCGTCTCTCGGCGCGGGACTACTCTGCGGCGCTCTCGCACGCCGACGTGGTCTTCCTCAACAGCCGCGAGGCCGAACAGCGCCGCGAGCGGGTGCCCGACCAGGTCGTGGTCACGAAACACGGCGCGGGCGGCGCCACCGTCGAGTCGCCCGACGGCCGCGTCACTCACCCCGGCTACCCAGTCGAGGCGGTCGACTCGACGGGCGCGGGCGACGCCTTCGCCGCCGGCTTCCTCGCGGCGCTCCTCGACGACGGCGACTACGCCCGCGCGCTCGCCGTCGCCAACGCCTGCGGCGCCCTCGTCGCGAGCGCGCCCGGGACGCGCCCGACGCTCGACCACGAGCGCCTCGACGCCCTCGTCGGGTCGGACGTCGAGTCGGAGTGA
- a CDS encoding glycosyltransferase, whose protein sequence is MVLTGIAFTIGLVFYSPLVFLAGIVTTSAVGLVVVVSLVGGTSANSLFERRYSVQPSVVAPVAVTAVLLYGIWKLDALSPLSTVYATLTVVSVTVLLQFLLRHRDPSISHRFEIPLWPMVVLSPMVGGLVLTYWEAQTPVYIAGLLFLGLIYLLICAALLVPLAVVQKSTHVRSPPLNEPFPTVSVLIPAYNEAGYVGPCIEAVLDSDYPDQRLEIVVVNDGSSDGTYEEAAQYRDRGVSVYHKSNGGKHSALNYGLLCSTGEYVVAIDADSHVTPTAITRLVRDLEAHPGAGAVAGNVKVTNRDNVVTWLQSLEYIVSINTFRRMFGLLGSVPVIPGCLGGFRREALEDVFGYDPDTVTEDYDVTVQLIKHGWRVKTSEATVSTEAPFTWRDLYRQRLRWYQGSFQTMFKHVDVFADDRSRLLHRFVFPFTLLSSVFLPLVTLSVLILVPTWIRQGRVDEIATVLSLFFVLMVAIVGVALTLEAETPRHLLYAPLAFTVYRVFLSAVVIRGLIAAVLDTDGDWQHVRRLAQERRTR, encoded by the coding sequence ATGGTACTGACCGGTATTGCGTTCACTATCGGCCTCGTGTTCTACTCACCGCTAGTGTTCCTCGCTGGAATCGTGACCACGAGCGCAGTCGGACTGGTAGTGGTCGTGTCGCTCGTGGGAGGGACCAGTGCTAACAGCCTGTTTGAGCGGCGGTATTCGGTACAACCATCCGTCGTTGCTCCCGTCGCTGTAACAGCCGTCCTGCTCTACGGGATATGGAAACTCGATGCGCTCTCACCTCTGTCGACGGTATACGCGACGTTGACCGTTGTGTCGGTTACGGTTCTGCTACAGTTTCTACTCCGCCATCGCGACCCCAGCATATCGCACCGGTTCGAGATTCCACTCTGGCCCATGGTCGTGTTATCACCGATGGTGGGCGGACTTGTACTCACGTACTGGGAGGCTCAGACACCAGTCTATATCGCTGGGTTACTGTTCCTCGGGCTGATCTACTTGTTGATCTGCGCAGCGTTGCTGGTTCCCCTCGCAGTCGTTCAGAAGAGTACACACGTTCGGAGCCCACCGCTCAACGAGCCGTTTCCGACGGTTAGCGTGCTGATACCCGCATACAACGAAGCGGGGTACGTTGGACCCTGTATCGAGGCCGTCTTGGATAGCGACTATCCCGACCAGCGCCTCGAAATCGTCGTCGTCAACGACGGTAGTTCCGACGGGACGTACGAGGAAGCCGCCCAGTACCGGGACCGCGGGGTGTCGGTCTACCACAAGTCGAACGGCGGGAAGCACTCGGCGCTCAATTACGGACTGCTCTGTTCGACCGGCGAGTACGTCGTCGCCATCGACGCTGATAGCCATGTCACACCCACCGCAATCACGCGGCTAGTTCGAGACCTGGAAGCGCACCCCGGGGCTGGTGCCGTCGCGGGGAACGTCAAGGTGACCAACCGGGACAACGTGGTTACGTGGCTACAGTCACTGGAGTATATCGTCAGCATCAACACATTCCGACGGATGTTCGGACTTCTCGGTTCTGTGCCCGTCATACCGGGGTGTCTCGGGGGGTTCCGACGGGAAGCGCTCGAGGACGTGTTCGGCTACGACCCGGACACGGTGACTGAGGATTACGACGTGACCGTCCAGCTCATCAAACACGGCTGGCGAGTCAAAACGAGTGAGGCCACTGTGTCGACAGAAGCGCCGTTCACGTGGCGTGACCTCTACCGCCAGCGGCTCCGATGGTATCAGGGGAGTTTCCAGACGATGTTCAAGCACGTCGATGTCTTCGCCGACGACCGTTCGAGGCTTCTCCACCGATTCGTCTTCCCGTTCACGCTCCTCTCGTCAGTCTTCCTCCCGTTAGTAACGCTCTCTGTGCTGATACTCGTTCCAACCTGGATACGTCAGGGTCGCGTGGATGAGATAGCGACCGTACTTTCGTTGTTCTTCGTCCTGATGGTCGCAATCGTCGGTGTTGCCCTCACGCTTGAGGCAGAGACGCCTCGTCACCTGCTATACGCTCCACTCGCGTTCACGGTCTACCGAGTCTTTCTCTCCGCGGTCGTTATCAGGGGGCTGATTGCGGCCGTCCTCGACACGGACGGCGATTGGCAGCACGTACGCCGTCTCGCCCAAGAGCGGAGAACTCGATAG
- a CDS encoding DUF63 family protein: MFLPAGFALPPLPYLLAVLAALALAGGALAVARPAVTEVTVLAFAPWMVTGAGLYALYQVDAVLDPVEPLFGSPTVYLTTFAVMGVVWALASLASPDARFGTAVLLVAGLGAMSAVLGLSFVVAFATPPVRALWPAIGLLAALVAALVAWVGLLQVRPDVGRIVGAAGFLGVFAHTLDGVSTAVGIDVLGFGEQTPLSQVIIDVGAALPTEPYLGAAWLFVLVKVALALVVVTVLAEYVEEDPTAGWLLLAAVTAVGLGPGAHNLVLFTMADPTPTVAAALVH; this comes from the coding sequence ATGTTCCTCCCGGCCGGGTTCGCACTGCCACCGCTCCCGTACCTCCTCGCCGTCCTCGCGGCGCTCGCGCTCGCGGGCGGGGCGCTGGCGGTGGCCCGCCCGGCGGTGACGGAGGTGACCGTCCTCGCGTTCGCACCGTGGATGGTGACGGGCGCCGGCCTCTACGCGCTCTACCAGGTCGACGCCGTCCTCGACCCCGTCGAACCGCTGTTCGGGTCGCCGACGGTCTACCTCACCACCTTCGCGGTGATGGGGGTCGTCTGGGCGCTCGCCTCGCTCGCCAGCCCCGACGCCCGGTTCGGGACGGCCGTCCTGCTCGTCGCGGGGCTGGGTGCGATGAGCGCCGTCCTCGGCCTCTCGTTCGTCGTCGCGTTCGCCACCCCACCGGTCCGGGCGCTCTGGCCCGCCATCGGGTTGCTCGCCGCGCTCGTCGCCGCCCTCGTCGCGTGGGTCGGCCTCCTGCAGGTCCGCCCGGACGTCGGGCGAATCGTCGGCGCCGCGGGCTTCCTCGGCGTCTTCGCGCACACCCTCGACGGCGTCTCCACCGCCGTCGGCATCGACGTCCTCGGGTTCGGCGAGCAGACGCCGCTCTCACAGGTCATCATCGACGTCGGGGCGGCCCTCCCCACCGAGCCCTATCTCGGCGCGGCGTGGCTGTTCGTCCTCGTGAAGGTGGCGCTCGCGCTCGTCGTCGTCACCGTCCTCGCGGAGTACGTCGAGGAGGACCCGACGGCGGGGTGGCTCCTGCTCGCGGCCGTCACCGCCGTCGGCCTCGGTCCCGGCGCGCACAACCTCGTCCTCTTCACGATGGCCGACCCGACGCCGACTGTCGCGGCCGCGCTGGTCCACTGA
- the deoC gene encoding deoxyribose-phosphate aldolase produces MNREEVAARIDHTVLGPETTLADVERVVREAETHGMNVCIPPCYLAEVDTDVTVATVVGFPHGQHATVVKRDEAETAWRDGADELDVVVNVGRLTAGEDDVVREDLAEVVAATPLPVKVIVETALLNDDEKHRACEAAVAADAAMVKTSTGFADGGATVADVELMSEYLPVKASGGVGSYEEAVAMVEAGAERIGASSGVAIVEGAPER; encoded by the coding sequence ATGAACCGCGAGGAGGTCGCCGCCCGCATCGACCACACCGTCCTCGGTCCCGAGACGACGCTCGCCGACGTCGAGCGCGTCGTGCGCGAGGCCGAGACCCACGGCATGAACGTCTGCATCCCCCCGTGTTACCTCGCCGAGGTGGACACCGACGTCACCGTCGCCACCGTCGTCGGCTTCCCCCACGGCCAGCACGCGACGGTCGTCAAGCGCGACGAGGCGGAGACCGCCTGGCGCGACGGCGCCGACGAACTCGACGTGGTCGTCAACGTCGGCCGGTTGACGGCCGGCGAGGACGACGTCGTCCGCGAGGACCTCGCCGAAGTCGTCGCGGCGACGCCGCTGCCCGTGAAGGTCATCGTCGAGACGGCGCTCCTGAACGACGACGAGAAACACCGCGCCTGCGAGGCGGCCGTCGCGGCGGACGCCGCGATGGTCAAGACCTCGACCGGGTTCGCCGACGGGGGCGCGACCGTCGCGGACGTCGAACTGATGAGCGAGTACCTCCCGGTGAAGGCCAGCGGCGGGGTAGGGAGCTACGAGGAGGCGGTGGCGATGGTCGAGGCGGGCGCCGAGCGCATCGGGGCGTCCTCCGGCGTCGCCATCGTGGAGGGTGCGCCAGAGCGCTAG